A region of the Neomicrococcus lactis genome:
GCGCTGCCGTGGTCAAGGAATACATCATGGAGCTTCGGTAGAAAAGCCCCACACTTAGACACAAAGGAACTCGTCGCCGAGTAGTGATTCACAAATACTTCCCCCATGGGGAACCACTTTTCAGCGACGAGTCCTCTGGTGAGCTCGTCCCGAACGGTTAGACGAGCGTCATGAGCGATGCCGGATCTTCAAGAACCGCCCCCAGTTCGCTCAAGAATTTCGAGCCCTGCTCCCCGTCCACCAGTCGGTGATCGAAGGACAGGCTCAACGTCATGACCTCGCGCAGCTTGATCTTGCCCTTGTGCGCCCACGGCTGTTTCCGCACCTGACCCATGGCGAGAATCGCTGCCTCACCTGGGTTGATGATTGGCGTACCAGCATCCACACCAAACACGCCTACGTTGGTGATCGTGAACGTGCCCTGAGTGAGTTGCTCTGGCGACGACTTGCCTTCGCGCGCAGTGACCACGAGATCCGTCAACGCATCCGCAAGCTCGCGAAGAGACATGCTCTGCGCGTCCTTGATGTTCGGAACCATCAGTCCGCGAGGAGTCGCCGCGGCAATGCCGAGATTCACGTAGTTCGGGGTGACGATTTCGCCAGCGGCTTCATCCCAGCGCGAGTTGAGTTCCGGGTGCCGCATGAGTCCCATCGACACCACCTTCGCCACGATGGTCATGGGCCCCAGACGAACGCCGGCGAACTCCTTGTTCTCCTTGAGCGAGCGAATGAGCTTCATGGTTTTCGTGACGTCTACCGTCAAGAACTCCGTGACGTGCGGCGCGGTGAACGCGCTGCTCACCATCGCGGCGGCGGTAGCTTTGCGCACGCCCTTGATGGGCGTCCGCGTCTCGCGTGCGCCAGCTACACCAGTAGCCGTCACGACGCTTGGCGCCACTGTTGTTGCAGTTGCCGCTACAGTCGCTGCGGCCGGCGAGGCCGCGGGGGCTGCGGACGGCTTGATGAAGTTCTCCACGTCCTCCCGCGTGATGAGTCCCGCGGGGCCGGTTCCAGTCACGAGTTCCAGATTTACCCCGGAATCGCGCGCAAATTTGCGCACCGGTGGCGTCGAGCGCGGACGCTCCGTCACGGTTTCGCGAGGCCTTTCCAGGACGACGACGCCGCCAGCTTGCGGAGCGCTGTCCGCGGCACCGACTGCAGCACCGACCGTGGCACGAGCACGTCGTTGCGGGCGACCCTTCTGGGCCACCTCAGCACCGTAGCCCACCAGTGTGGGTTGGCGGCGCTCTTCTTCTTCCTCCACCACTGCGTTACCTGAGGCGGCGCTAGAACCGGGAGCTGCGGCGTCGTGCTCAGAGGAAATCTGGAACGAAACGATTGGATCGCCGACGGGAACGGTCTGGCCAGGCTCGGCGAGCAAGTCCGCCACGACGCCCTCATAAGGGGACGGCAGTTCGACGACGGCCTTCGCGGTTTCGACTTCCGCAATGACCTGATTCAACTGGACGGAATCGCCGACGGCGACCTTCCAGCTCAGCAGCTCTGATTCGGTGAGGCCTTCGCCAAGATCGGGAAGTTTGAATACTTGAAGCACGGTCTACTTCCCTTCGAATCGAGAGTAAGAATTGGGACGATCGAGCGCGCGGTCTACACCGTCAAGGATGCGGTCAAGATCAGGGACATGATGCTTTTCGAGCTTGGATGGCGGGTATGGGAGGTCCCATCCGGTCACGCGAACCGGCGCGTGTTCGAGGTAGTGGAAGCAACGCTCCGTGACGCCCGTGGCTATTTCCGCGCCGAGACCGCCGGTGAGGGCAGCTTCGTGAGCGATCACCAAACGGCCCGTCTTGCGGACGGAGGCTTCGATGGTGCCGAAGTCGATAGGTGAGAGCGAGCGCAAGTCAATGACCTCGATCGAAATGCCTTCATCCTCGGCGGCCGTTGCGACGTTGAGGCACGTCTTGACCAGCGAACCGTAGGAGACGAGCGTGACGTGCTCGCCCTCTCGGGCCACACGAGCGGCGCCGAGTGGCAATCTGTCCTTGCCTTCTTCGATCCCGGTGAGGTCTTGCTTGTCGTGATAGTGGCGCTTTGGTTCGAAGAAGATCACAGGGTCTTCGCACGCGATGGCGTCCTGAATCATCCAATACGCTTCCGCCGGGCTCGACGGGCTCACCACTCGCAGACCCGGGGTGTGCACGAAGTACGCCTCGGGTGATTCGGAGTGGTGCTCCGGTGAGCCGATGCCGCCGCCGAAAGGAATGCGAATGGTCATGGGGATAGTCACGGCGCCGCCCGTACGGTAGTGAATCTTGGCGACTTGGGAAACGATCTGATCAAACGCCGGGTACACAAAGCCGTCGAACTGGATCTCCGGAACCGGCCGATAGCCACGGTACGCGAGGCCTACTGCGGTGCCGATGATGCCGGACTCTGCCAGCGGTGAATCAAGGACGCGGTGCTCACCGAACTCGGCTTGAAGTCCGTCCGTGATGCGGAAGACGCCGCCGAGCTTTCCAATATCCTCGCCCATGAGCAGGACCTTTGGATCATTCGCGAGGGCAGCGCGCAACCCCGCGTTGAGGGCTCCACCGAATGTGGTCTTGCCGAGTTTTTCAGTCTTCTGAAGGGCGGTCATCATGCACCTGCCTGAGTGCCGTCAAGAGTCTCGCCAAACTGCTCAAGGTAGGCGCCGTAGTGATCGCGCTGTTCATTGATGCGTGGGTGCTCGTTGACGTAGACGTTCTCGAAGAGGTTCCGTGGCGTTGGCTCGACGGTCTCCTTGAGTTCCTTACGGACCACTGCGGCAATCTTGTCTGCAGCTTCCTGCGCCCTACGCTGGATGGCTTCCATGTCTGCGCCGGATTTTTCCAAATACTTGGAGAGACGATCTAGTGGGTCGCGCTCTTTCCAGTGCTCGAGCTCGGCCTGATCGCGGTAACGGGTAGGGTCATCCGCCGTCGTATGTGGACCCATGCGGTAGGTTACGGCTTCAATGAAGAACGGTCCCCCGCCATTGCGCGCCTGATCCAGGGCGCGACGCGTCACGGCGAGCACCGCGAGAACGTCATTGCCATCTACGCGAACGGCAGGGATACCGAAGCCGCGAGCACGCTCAGCGATATGCGTCTGGGACTGCAAACCCACCGGTTCAGAGATGGCCCAGTGGTTGTTCTGGCAGAAGAACACTGCCGGTGCATGATACGTGGCGGCAAAGACCATGGCCTCGTTCACGTCACCCTGGCTCGTAGCGCCATCACCGAAGAAGCTCACTGCGGCGGCGTCCACGCCGTCCATCGCGAGACCCATCGCGTAGCCCACAGCATGGTGAGTCTGAGCGCCAATAATGATCTGTGGAGACGCAACGTTCATGTCATACGGATTCCACGAGGTAGCACTGGAACCGCGCCACACGCGCATCAAGTCAGTGGGATTGACGCCGCGCAACACCATGACGCCGGACTCGCGATAAGACGGGAAGACGAAGTCATCCTTCTGCATAGCCCGGGCTGCGCCCACTTGGGAGGCTTCTTGGCCCAACAGTGGTGGCCAGAGCGCCAATTCACCTTGACGCTGAAGCGCCGTTGCTTCAGTGTCAAGACGCCGGATGACCACCATGTCTGTATAGAGGTCGGCGAGGTCTTCTTCGCTCAGATCGTTGACCCAAGGGTCATTGAGAGCGTTCGGAACACGATCGCCGCAAGGCTTGAGCATCTGCTCAAAGTGGTCGTCTCCAGCGGAGCTGAATTCCATATGTGCTGATCGATCAATTTGTAGGGACACGGTAAGCACCCTTCTTCAGGTCGGTTCCGTCTCGCCGCTTGTAAGCGAAGAGACAGTCGCAGGTACGCGGGGGTACCCGCGATGAGTGTGACCTTACTCACTATCCGGTCAGTAATCAACGACTCCCGATCTAGCAGCACGAATTCTTAGGCAAAAGAGAACCGTCGCAGCATCCCCCCAAAGGATGCTGCGACGGTTCAGTCGTGTCGGCGATGTGCCGCGATTCGATGTGCTGCTTGAGGCTAGTGAGAAGTTGCCTTCTCTGCACCAACACCGGTGAGTGAACGAACTTCCATTTCGGCCTGCTTCGCTGGATCTTCGCCCGTCTTGTCGAGAACAGAGACCAACCAGCCCACGAAGAATGCGAGTGGGATCGAGACGATACCTGGATTCTTGAGCGGGAAGATCGCGAAGTTCGCGCCCTGGATCATCGACGTTGCATCGCCGGAGACCACTGGGGAAAGCACGATCAGCAAGAGTGCCGAGATCAAGCCCGTGTACATCGAGGCAACAGCACCCTTGGTGGTGAAGCCCTTCCAGAACAACGAGTAGAGGATCGTCGGAAGGTTAGCGGACGCTGCCACAGCGAAGGCAAGTGCTACCAAGAAGGCGATGTTCTGCCCCTGAGCGCCAATGCCACCAATGATGGACAGGACACCGATAACAACCACCGTGCGGCGGGCAACCTTGACTTCAGTCTCTGGGCTGACCTTGTCCTTGGCGATCACGGACGAGTAGATGTCGTGAGCGAAGGACGCAGCTGCCGTAATGGTGAGGCCAGCAACCACCGCAAGGATCGTCGCGAAAGCCACGGCGGAGATGATACCCAAGAGGATCGGTCCGCCAAGTTCGAAGGCCAACAATGGGGCCGCCGAGTTCACGCCGCCTGGAGCCGCCTTGATCGTGTCTGGACCAATCAAAGCGCCAGCTCCGTAGCCCAACACCAAGGTGAACAAGTAGAACGCGCCGATGAGCCAGATAGCCCAAACCACCGAACGACGAGCTTCCTTAGCGGTAGGAACCGTGTAGAAGCGCATCAGAACGTGTGGGAGACCAGCGGTACCGAGAACAAGGGCCAAACCGAGCGAGATGAAGTCCAACTTGGTGGTGGCGTTCTTGCCGTACTGCAGACCTGGGTTGAGCAAGGCCTCGTTGCCACCGGCTGTTGCAACTGCGTCGCCAAGCAAAGCCGAGAAGTTGAAGCCGTACATGGCCAAAACCCAGACAGTCATGACGGCAGCGCCGGCAATGAGCAAGCATGCCTTGATGATCTGAACCCACGTGGTTCCCTTCATGCCACCAACGAGCACGTAGAGAATCATGAGTGCGCCGACCACGGTAATAACTACAGACTGGCCAGCCTTGTCATTGATGCCCAACAAGAGGGACACGAGTCCACCTGCGCCAGCCATCTGAGCGAGCAGGTAGAAGAGGCAGACAGCAAGCGTGGTGATAGCCGCTGCGATGCGGATAGGACGCTGCTTGAGACGGAAGGACAGAACGTCCGCCATCGTGAACTTGCCAGTGTTACGCAGCAACTCGGCGACGAGCAACAGGGCTACGAGCCAAGCCACCAAGAAGCCAATGGAATACAAGAATCCGTCGTAACCGTTGACGGCGATAGCGCCGACAATGCCGAGGAAGGATGCAGCCGAGAGGTAGTCGCCAGCGATCGCGGTACCGTTCTGTCCGCCAGAGAACGAACGTCCACCAGCGTAGTAATCAGCGGCGGTCTTGTTGGTGCGGCTTGCGCGAAGCACCACGAACAGCGTGACACCAACGAACAAACCAAAAATCAACATATTCAGCCAAGGTTCTCCAACCTGGGCTGGAGCGCCTGCGGCGAGAAGACGAGAAGCGTCCATTTACTTTCCTTCCTCAGCCAAACGAGCTTCGAGATCGTGGCGAATCGCCGTGGCCTTAGGGTCCAACTTCTTATTCGCGAAGGACACATACATGGCGGTAATGATGAAGGTGGTGACGAATTGCAACAGCCCCAGCACGATGCCGAGATTGATGTTGCCTAGAACTTTGATGGCCATAAACTCTGGGAAGTAGGCGGCCACAACGACGTAGGCCAGATACCACACCAAGAAGAAAACGGTCATCGGGAAAACAAAGCTGCGGTGTGTGCTCCGCAGGTCTTGAAACTCAGGGGTAGCTTGGACTTCTTGGAAGTCCACCCCCGTGGTGGCATTCACGCCGTTGTGGATCTGGGCCATGTTTCCTCCTGATAGGCACTGTGATCCTTACCACAATGCGGCATGACGCACCTCACAATGAACACTTTGGGGCTGGTTTCCGGCGAACGGATTAATGTGTGCGCTAAGTGGTCGTCAAATTCGATGAACGGCGCCGCAAAAGCGCATCGGTTCGGCTTAGGCTGAAGCATGCCCGAATCCGCTTTTCAGACCATCCTGCTGCTCTCCGTAGTCACCATCGCCGTCGCTTTGGTGTCCCTCGTGGGCTATCACGTGGTGAAGTCGCAGCGCGATTTGGGCACCGATGCTGACCGCGCCACCTTCGAAACTCTGCACCTCGTCTCGCTCGCCGCGCCGCACTTTCGCAGCGGCCTCACGAGCGAAGGCGCCGGCCGCGCCATCAAACATTTGAAGATACTTCTGGGTGCTGACGGCGTCGCTGTGACCGATGCCGCGCAAGTACTCACGTTCGAGGGAAACTTCCCGTCCGACCTGCGCGCGGACACGAATTCCTTGCCAAACGCACTCTTCGGAATTGCCCGCAATACGTTGGAAGGCGGCCGCACTCGCGTTGCACGCAATGATCATTACGACGCCGTCTGCGCACCTATCCAGGTCCAGGATCGGCTCGTGGGGACGATCGTTGCGATAGCGCACCGGGCGGACCCCGGCTTAGTTCGAGCGGTGACGGAAACAGCCGCGTGGGTGGCTTCGCAAGTCGCGGTGGCCGAACTCAACGAGTCCCGCGCGAAGCTCACAGAAGCCGAACTCAAAGCACTGCGAGCCCAGATCAGCCCGCACTTCATCTATAACTCGCTCAACGCCATCGCGTCCTTCATCACCACGGATCCGGACCGCGCTCGAGACCTCGTAGTGGAGTTCGCTGATTTCACGCGGTATTCTTTCCGCCGTCACGGAGACTTCACCACGTTCAAAGAAGAACTCGAATCCATTCACCGCTACCTGCTTTTGGAACAAGCGCGATTTGGCGATCGCATCAAGGTCAAGCTCTCGATCGCCCCTGAAGTCCTACCGATCGTGATCCCGTTTTTGAGCATCCAGCCGCTCGTGGAAAACGCCGTCCGTCACGGACTGGAGAAGAAGCCAGAGGGTGGCGTGGTCACCATTACCGCCCATGACGTGGGTGAATTCGCCGAAATCTCCATCGAAGACGACGGCGTGGGAATCGACCCTGCGGTCCTTCGCGCGACGCTCGCCGGCACCACTGAAGGCGTCCACGTGGGACTGCGCAACGTCGACGTGCGGCTGCGCCAAATCTATGGGCCCAAGCACGGACTCGTGGTGGAGACTGCTCCCGGACACGGGACTCTTATCAACATGCGCATCCCGAAGTTCCATCCTGAAGCTACTCCGGCGCTACCCTAATATTTATGATCAATGTGATCGTCGCTGATGACGAGATTCCTGCCGTTGAAGAGATCAGCTATCTCTTGGCCCAGGACTCACGGATCGGAGAAATCCACCGTGCCACCAGTGGTGCCGCCGCGCTCAAAGCGCTCGAAGAATTTCAAGTGGACGCGATGTTCTTGGACATCCATATGCCCGCACTTTCCGGTCTCGACATCGCCCGCGTCATTTCACGTTTCTCCAATCCACCGGTCATCGTTTTTGTCACCGCTGATGAGGCCCAAGCGCTTGAAGCGTTTGAGCTCGCCGCCGTGGATTACATTCTGAAGCCGGTCCGCCGCGAACGCCTGTATGAGTCCGTGCGGCGCATCTCGGAAATCGTTGCCGATAGCGCACCCACCAAGTCGGACATGGTCACGGTGGATCAAGGCGGCATGACCAAGATGATCCCCCGCTCCGAAATCCGCTTTGTCCAGGCTCAAGGCGACTACGTCCAACTGCACACGAAGGACGCGAAGTACTTAGTGCGCGTGACACTCAACGATCTCGAAGAACAGTGGGCGTCCCGCGGATTCTTGCGCATTCACCGTTCGTTCCTGGTCTCGATCGACCACGTTGACCACATCCGCATCCGCGACGGCAAGGCAACAGTCGCGATCAACGGCGCTGAATTTCCCGTGAGCCGCCGCTCCTTGCCGAGCGTGCGCGAACGTCTCGAAGCCACGCGCGTGAGGCCTTCATGACCGCCCCCTCTCCCGAGCATGCCCCGCAGACTGAAGCTGCGTCGTCGTACCGTGTGCGCGTAGTGGCCCCGCCGGACTACTTCCCCGCCGCCCCCGCGAAATCCGCCAGAGTAGCCGCGGACTATTACTTTGTGCAATCGCTGGTCCGCGCGCAATTGCGACTCTCGATCATGGTGGCAGTGGGGTTCATTGTGCTGCTGGTGGGGATCGCGCTGATTGTGGCTTTTTGGCCGGAAATTCGCGAGTTGCGGCTGTTCCATATTCCACTCGCATGGGTGGTGCTGGGCGTCGGCGTGTACCCAATTTTGATGCTAGCCGCGGTGCTCTTCACGCGCGGGGCGAGCAAGAATGAGCGCTTGTACAGCGACCTCGTCAAAGACATCGCGAAGGACGATCCCCAGAATCCGGTGCCGCGGTGACGCCGCAAGGTTCGCTCATCGCCATCTTGGTGGTGTGCGCGTCCACGGTCATCATCGCGGTCTACGGACTGCGATTCTCGCGCACTACCAGCGACTTCTATGTGGCCTCTCGCACCGTCAAACCCTGGTGGAACGCTAGCTCGATCGGCGGCGAATACCTCTCCGCGGCGAGCTTCCTCGGCGTCGCTGGCCTCATCATGCTTACCGGCCAAGACGCGCTCTGGTTCCCAATCGGTTATACGGCCGGCTACCTCATGTTGCTACTTTTCGTGGCCGCTCCCCTGCGCCGCTCCGGCGCCTACACGCTCCCGGATTTCGCGCAGATTCGCTTCCACTCCATGGCCATGCGCACCATGATGAGCGTCTTCGTGGTGCTCGTGGGCTGGCTCTACATCATTCCGCAATTGCACGGTGCGGCGCTCACGTTCCGTGTGGCTACCGGCTTGCCTGGGTGGGCAGGAACCCTCTTGGTCTCTGTGGTGGTGTGCGTGACGGTGCTCGCGGGCGGCATGCGTTCCATTACTTTCGTCCAGGCGTTCCAGTATTGGCTCAAACTCTGCGCGCTCGCCATTCCCACGTTCGTCATTTTGGCGTCCCTCGGTGCAAGCCAGAAGCTCGAAACCGTGCTTCGCGACGGCTTCGGACCGAACGCCAGCAACGAAGACATGGGCATCTTCCGTACCATCTCGCTCATCATCGCGCTGTTGCTGGGAACTTTGGGTCTCCCCCACGTCCTCGTGCGCTTTTATACCAACCCAGATGGCCCTTCGGCACGCCGCACCACCTTGATTGTGCTGGGCCTCGTGTCCTTCTTCTACCTCTTTCCAGTCACGCTGGGGACCTTGGGCCGCGGGCTACTTCCGGGGCTTTCCGCGGACGACGCCGATGCTACCGTCCTGCTTTTACCGTCCGCTTTGTTCGGTGGCCCGGTAGCGAACGTGCTGTCCGCGATAGTGCTGGGCGGCGCTTTTGCGGCGTTCTTGTCCACCAGCTCCGGGCTGGTGGTGTCCCTCGCCGGCGTACTGAGCCAGGGGTTGTTCAAGGGAACCGTCAATGGTTTTCGGATGGGTGCGTTGATCGCCGTCGTGGTTCCTACTGGTCTGGCCCTGCTGGCCGAAACGGCTGGGCTTGCTGGCGCGGTGGGTGCAGTTTTCGCGTTTACGGCATCGACGATCGCGCCCGTTTTGGTGTTGGGCATTTGGTGGCGCGGGCTCACAAGTTTGGCCGCGATGTGCGCCATGGTCACCGGCGCGGTCACGTGTTTGGTGCCGTTGGGGCTCTCTGTGCTGGATCTCGGGTGGGATCCCCGCGTAGTGGACACCCTGACGCAGCCAGCAATTTGGTCCGTTCCAGCCGCATTCGCGGCGGCTGTACTGGTCTCGAAGTTCGGTGGCGGGAAGAAGCTTGCACCGGAAACAGTCGACGCCGTGATGCGCCGACTACACGTCCCGGAGGATTCGAACGTTCGCGGCTAGAGCTGGCCGTCGATTTCTTGGATCACGCGCTCGAGGAATGCATCCACTTGGGCTTCCTCGTAGCCTTCATCTCCGCGAGTGACACGGAAGGTGACATCGCGCAGCGCTTGCGTATCTAGGGCGCGCGGATTAAGGAC
Encoded here:
- a CDS encoding 2-oxo acid dehydrogenase subunit E2 — translated: MLQVFKLPDLGEGLTESELLSWKVAVGDSVQLNQVIAEVETAKAVVELPSPYEGVVADLLAEPGQTVPVGDPIVSFQISSEHDAAAPGSSAASGNAVVEEEEERRQPTLVGYGAEVAQKGRPQRRARATVGAAVGAADSAPQAGGVVVLERPRETVTERPRSTPPVRKFARDSGVNLELVTGTGPAGLITREDVENFIKPSAAPAASPAAATVAATATTVAPSVVTATGVAGARETRTPIKGVRKATAAAMVSSAFTAPHVTEFLTVDVTKTMKLIRSLKENKEFAGVRLGPMTIVAKVVSMGLMRHPELNSRWDEAAGEIVTPNYVNLGIAAATPRGLMVPNIKDAQSMSLRELADALTDLVVTAREGKSSPEQLTQGTFTITNVGVFGVDAGTPIINPGEAAILAMGQVRKQPWAHKGKIKLREVMTLSLSFDHRLVDGEQGSKFLSELGAVLEDPASLMTLV
- a CDS encoding cation acetate symporter is translated as MDASRLLAAGAPAQVGEPWLNMLIFGLFVGVTLFVVLRASRTNKTAADYYAGGRSFSGGQNGTAIAGDYLSAASFLGIVGAIAVNGYDGFLYSIGFLVAWLVALLLVAELLRNTGKFTMADVLSFRLKQRPIRIAAAITTLAVCLFYLLAQMAGAGGLVSLLLGINDKAGQSVVITVVGALMILYVLVGGMKGTTWVQIIKACLLIAGAAVMTVWVLAMYGFNFSALLGDAVATAGGNEALLNPGLQYGKNATTKLDFISLGLALVLGTAGLPHVLMRFYTVPTAKEARRSVVWAIWLIGAFYLFTLVLGYGAGALIGPDTIKAAPGGVNSAAPLLAFELGGPILLGIISAVAFATILAVVAGLTITAAASFAHDIYSSVIAKDKVSPETEVKVARRTVVVIGVLSIIGGIGAQGQNIAFLVALAFAVAASANLPTILYSLFWKGFTTKGAVASMYTGLISALLLIVLSPVVSGDATSMIQGANFAIFPLKNPGIVSIPLAFFVGWLVSVLDKTGEDPAKQAEMEVRSLTGVGAEKATSH
- a CDS encoding alpha-ketoacid dehydrogenase subunit beta; amino-acid sequence: MTALQKTEKLGKTTFGGALNAGLRAALANDPKVLLMGEDIGKLGGVFRITDGLQAEFGEHRVLDSPLAESGIIGTAVGLAYRGYRPVPEIQFDGFVYPAFDQIVSQVAKIHYRTGGAVTIPMTIRIPFGGGIGSPEHHSESPEAYFVHTPGLRVVSPSSPAEAYWMIQDAIACEDPVIFFEPKRHYHDKQDLTGIEEGKDRLPLGAARVAREGEHVTLVSYGSLVKTCLNVATAAEDEGISIEVIDLRSLSPIDFGTIEASVRKTGRLVIAHEAALTGGLGAEIATGVTERCFHYLEHAPVRVTGWDLPYPPSKLEKHHVPDLDRILDGVDRALDRPNSYSRFEGK
- a CDS encoding DUF485 domain-containing protein; this translates as MAQIHNGVNATTGVDFQEVQATPEFQDLRSTHRSFVFPMTVFFLVWYLAYVVVAAYFPEFMAIKVLGNINLGIVLGLLQFVTTFIITAMYVSFANKKLDPKATAIRHDLEARLAEEGK
- a CDS encoding sodium:solute symporter family transporter: MTPQGSLIAILVVCASTVIIAVYGLRFSRTTSDFYVASRTVKPWWNASSIGGEYLSAASFLGVAGLIMLTGQDALWFPIGYTAGYLMLLLFVAAPLRRSGAYTLPDFAQIRFHSMAMRTMMSVFVVLVGWLYIIPQLHGAALTFRVATGLPGWAGTLLVSVVVCVTVLAGGMRSITFVQAFQYWLKLCALAIPTFVILASLGASQKLETVLRDGFGPNASNEDMGIFRTISLIIALLLGTLGLPHVLVRFYTNPDGPSARRTTLIVLGLVSFFYLFPVTLGTLGRGLLPGLSADDADATVLLLPSALFGGPVANVLSAIVLGGAFAAFLSTSSGLVVSLAGVLSQGLFKGTVNGFRMGALIAVVVPTGLALLAETAGLAGAVGAVFAFTASTIAPVLVLGIWWRGLTSLAAMCAMVTGAVTCLVPLGLSVLDLGWDPRVVDTLTQPAIWSVPAAFAAAVLVSKFGGGKKLAPETVDAVMRRLHVPEDSNVRG
- a CDS encoding LytR/AlgR family response regulator transcription factor gives rise to the protein MINVIVADDEIPAVEEISYLLAQDSRIGEIHRATSGAAALKALEEFQVDAMFLDIHMPALSGLDIARVISRFSNPPVIVFVTADEAQALEAFELAAVDYILKPVRRERLYESVRRISEIVADSAPTKSDMVTVDQGGMTKMIPRSEIRFVQAQGDYVQLHTKDAKYLVRVTLNDLEEQWASRGFLRIHRSFLVSIDHVDHIRIRDGKATVAINGAEFPVSRRSLPSVRERLEATRVRPS
- the pdhA gene encoding pyruvate dehydrogenase (acetyl-transferring) E1 component subunit alpha, which gives rise to MSLQIDRSAHMEFSSAGDDHFEQMLKPCGDRVPNALNDPWVNDLSEEDLADLYTDMVVIRRLDTEATALQRQGELALWPPLLGQEASQVGAARAMQKDDFVFPSYRESGVMVLRGVNPTDLMRVWRGSSATSWNPYDMNVASPQIIIGAQTHHAVGYAMGLAMDGVDAAAVSFFGDGATSQGDVNEAMVFAATYHAPAVFFCQNNHWAISEPVGLQSQTHIAERARGFGIPAVRVDGNDVLAVLAVTRRALDQARNGGGPFFIEAVTYRMGPHTTADDPTRYRDQAELEHWKERDPLDRLSKYLEKSGADMEAIQRRAQEAADKIAAVVRKELKETVEPTPRNLFENVYVNEHPRINEQRDHYGAYLEQFGETLDGTQAGA
- a CDS encoding sensor histidine kinase; the encoded protein is MPESAFQTILLLSVVTIAVALVSLVGYHVVKSQRDLGTDADRATFETLHLVSLAAPHFRSGLTSEGAGRAIKHLKILLGADGVAVTDAAQVLTFEGNFPSDLRADTNSLPNALFGIARNTLEGGRTRVARNDHYDAVCAPIQVQDRLVGTIVAIAHRADPGLVRAVTETAAWVASQVAVAELNESRAKLTEAELKALRAQISPHFIYNSLNAIASFITTDPDRARDLVVEFADFTRYSFRRHGDFTTFKEELESIHRYLLLEQARFGDRIKVKLSIAPEVLPIVIPFLSIQPLVENAVRHGLEKKPEGGVVTITAHDVGEFAEISIEDDGVGIDPAVLRATLAGTTEGVHVGLRNVDVRLRQIYGPKHGLVVETAPGHGTLINMRIPKFHPEATPALP